One Fusobacterium ulcerans DNA segment encodes these proteins:
- a CDS encoding cupin domain-containing protein: protein MDKEINVGAIIKRIRIEKGLLLKDVAEKCEISSSMLSQIEKGNANPSLNTIKSIAQALEIPLFKFFIEPEKEDITINILKRGERKIINTKKIRYELLSPEGSTNIECMKMFFTEKGAETSIEPMAHKGEEIAVLLSGKVKITIGNQSCEMEPGDSVYIPALKPHKWTNLDDGESVVLFSVTPPEF from the coding sequence ATGGACAAAGAGATAAACGTTGGAGCTATAATAAAAAGAATTAGAATTGAAAAAGGATTGCTGTTAAAAGATGTTGCTGAGAAATGTGAAATCTCTTCATCTATGCTTAGCCAAATAGAAAAAGGAAATGCCAATCCTTCTTTAAATACAATAAAATCAATAGCACAGGCTTTAGAAATTCCTCTATTTAAATTTTTCATTGAACCTGAAAAAGAAGATATTACAATTAATATTTTAAAAAGAGGAGAAAGAAAAATAATTAATACAAAAAAAATAAGATATGAACTTTTATCACCAGAAGGATCTACTAACATTGAATGTATGAAGATGTTTTTTACTGAAAAAGGTGCTGAAACTTCAATAGAGCCAATGGCACACAAAGGAGAAGAGATAGCAGTTCTTTTAAGTGGGAAGGTAAAAATTACTATTGGGAATCAGTCTTGTGAAATGGAACCAGGAGATTCAGTTTATATTCCAGCATTAAAACCTCATAAGTGGACTAACTTAGATGATGGAGAAAGTGTTGTGCTTTTTTCTGTAACACCGCCTGAGTTTTAG
- a CDS encoding GIY-YIG nuclease family protein, giving the protein MVFSKTIQMYIFDGNPNGRIMCELSNWNGRVYKISRNEISDFSNREDSENTGVYFLLGKDENNSDTIYIGEAEKILTRIKQHLKDTEYWNDCIAVISKDNLLNKAHVKYLENKFYSLAKTAGRSTVVNSTVPTCSSISEYDEAMLQEFISNTKLLINTLGYKVFDLIEDTSVKLNQNQSYFYIKAARGAEATGIIVSDGFAVLKGSIIASSITKSMSTSLCNLRNLLLNKGIINADFCFEQNYTFTSPSLAAAVVMGRNANGRTEWKTTDKKTLKEIEEAVI; this is encoded by the coding sequence ATGGTATTTAGTAAAACTATTCAAATGTATATATTTGATGGGAATCCAAATGGAAGAATTATGTGCGAGCTTTCTAATTGGAATGGAAGAGTTTATAAAATATCAAGAAATGAAATTTCTGATTTTTCTAATAGAGAGGATTCTGAAAATACTGGAGTTTATTTTCTTTTAGGTAAGGATGAAAATAATAGTGATACTATTTATATTGGTGAGGCAGAAAAAATATTAACAAGAATAAAACAACATTTAAAAGATACAGAATATTGGAATGATTGCATTGCTGTTATAAGCAAGGATAATTTATTAAATAAGGCACATGTTAAATATCTTGAAAATAAATTCTATTCATTAGCAAAAACTGCTGGAAGATCAACTGTTGTTAATAGTACAGTACCAACTTGTTCTTCAATTTCGGAGTATGATGAAGCAATGTTACAAGAATTTATCAGCAATACAAAGTTACTTATCAATACTCTTGGATATAAAGTATTTGATTTGATTGAGGATACGTCTGTAAAACTTAATCAAAATCAATCATATTTTTATATAAAAGCTGCTAGAGGTGCTGAAGCTACAGGGATTATAGTTTCTGATGGCTTTGCAGTATTAAAAGGCTCAATAATTGCTTCATCGATTACAAAAAGTATGTCTACTTCTTTATGTAATTTGCGTAATTTATTGTTGAATAAAGGAATTATAAATGCAGATTTTTGTTTTGAACAAAATTATACTTTTACAAGTCCTTCATTAGCAGCAGCAGTTGTCATGGGAAGAAATGCTAATGGTCGTACTGAATGGAAGACAACTGATAAAAAAACTTTAAAAGAAATAGAAGAGGCAGTCATTTAA